The stretch of DNA AATGACATAAAGTGCTGAGGTACTGCTCAAAGAATTGTACCATAAAATACCTTGGCAGGCAGACAATGTTTCCTGCCTTGAATTTCCTGGAGGGAGAGTTAGATTAGTAATGGTGAGAGGATTTGTGCTGTTGTGGCAGGATTTTATTgagaagcaataaaaaaaaatatttccaactAGGTGCTCATAAAGAAGAGTTCTCAGCCTCTCCATCCTAAGGAGCATCCAGGATGAGGTGCTGGGGCGGGAGAACAGGGGTTCTGCTGgggtcctgctctgcccttggTCACTCCTGAGCAATCCTGCTCGCTCTGCATCACAGAGGATTTATCATTTCCACTCACAGTTTCCCTTTAATTGCCTGCTGGATTTTCCTGTTTAGCAGACAAGCCCCTGCAAGAGGCCCTCTGAGCATCACGGGGATCTCCAGCACCATCGGAGCTCTGCTTATCCCCAAGGCATCGTTCCTGAGggccatcctcatcctcatcctccctgcCGCTGcccaagacaaaaaataaacagcagcctcagggaggatgaggatggccCTCAGGAACCAcgatgctgcagctgctgctctcctacCCTGactcccaggctcagcagaggaggagaaggagactGGATGTGCCCCACACCCCCAGCACTACCTCCCAGAGCCTCAATTTATCCTGATCCCCAGAAACAGCATCTGACACTGAAAAGCCTTCCTGCACACAGACCTCTCTCTCACAGGAGGGACATTCCAGCCCCAGGAAGGGACTTGGCACTAAATGGTTGCAGAGAGTCGTGtcttttggaaataaattgtctcCTTTTagagagctgctctctgcagtctCTGGGAAGTGACACATTGTCACTTAAGATCATTAACTATTTGACTGTGAGACTGCCGCCTCTACAGCACGCGGCACTGGCAGCGCCGGGCTGTTAATGAATAATAAATTAACACCGTGACTCTGAGCCCTTCCTTTCATCAGCCGAGATTTCCAGAGGCCGGAGAATCTCAAAGGATCCTCTACAAGCGACAGTCAACGTAATTACCTTCAACCAGCTGCTAAGTGATGGGTGAGGTGCCCGGGCAGTGATTGCCAGCATCCCCAGGTCTGCCAGCTCCGGCTGCCCCCTGCTTTTCTGCAATGCTCTCAGCAGTGAACCAGTGGGCAGACAGGAGCTGCCTGGCCAGAGAAAACACCCTGTGGCACTGCTCTGGGGAGCAAAGCAGATTGCAAAAGGTCTTCCCTCACCTACAGGTGGGTTTACAATCCTGCTTGCGAGGCGGAGGCAGCTCGGAATGTGACTTTCTTCAGTGTTCTCTTGTAGGTGTAAGAAATCAGGGATAACCCTGGAAACTGAAACAGGGATGAGCAGCTCATTGTGCCAGCAAGACTTTGGTGTGGCAAAACAGTGCCAGGAAACCCCAATTACAGCAATCTTGGGACTGTCTCTAATTATGTTCATGTTTAGATTTGCCTGGGACCTCTTTGTGCTGCCAGGCCACGAAGAGTAAGGCTgggtgaggctgcagggattgggcagcagcagctggggagggaggcagctccTCTCACCCAGGCAGGGAGTGTCTGTCTGAGATcccctcagagcagcacagggacaggagcaccAGGATGCATCCCCAGCCCTGGTTTTCTTTTGGAAAGCCAGATGAAGGCGGATGCCCACAGAAGCTGCCCCTTGCCTTTGGGGTTGGGGTTGATATTTTTGTGGATCAGAacaccctctccctctctttgccATTTCCCCATTAATTCCCACACCCCAGGATTGTTGCAGTGGTGTAATCATGCAACATGTTAGGTAAAACCAGAATGAGACTAAAGCAAGACATAAATgttgggtctttttttttttatttatttttattagcagAGGTTTCAGGATTGATAAGAGGTTTTCAAGGGTCAGGTCAAGGGTTTAGGAAGTCATCTGCCATGGGGAACATTGCCAGGGAGGGATGCTCTTTCTCAGCTGAGTCCTGTTGAGCACTTAACATGCATTAATAGATCTCAAGCCAAGAACTCCACGGCTTCTCCTGCAGAGGAAGAAATCAGTACCTCAGAGACAGAACATCTGGGCTTTTACTGTTGGTCTGTCCCTCTGCACCACAGAGGGACTTCTGAACTCTATTCCATATATTTCCTTTTACTATTGAGAtataaagacaagaaaaattcttaatttaaaagacaaaacagtCTGTAAGAAACAGACTTTGTTTGCTGAGAGAAAGCTCTTTGCAAATCACTTGAGAGGAAAATGGAGAGCACTATGTTCTCTTTATAGCTGAAAGAAAGGCGTTCCCAGCAAACTCTCccaataaaagcaaaattaccCTTGCTGGtgagagaacaaacaaacaaaacgaAAAGAACTTTACTTCTCCAACCAGTCCTCAAGACTGATTAGCCAGTTTAAGGTAAGCAAATTCACccctgaggaggagaaggggttTATTCCATACGTACGCGTAGGCGTTGCAGAACATGCATTTGTTGGAGTAGGTGACGCCGTCGGACCCGCAGTGGGGCATGTACTCCATGGTGCAAAAATTCCTGGGAGCCCTCTGGTTCCCGCAGTAGGCAGATGCACTCtgtattcacacacacacaaaaaaagagctCTCAACCAAAGCTGGGTGAGGAAAGTGGCATTAGGAGACCCCACACACCCCTTGAGCTGCCCCCTTACTGCCCAGGAGGAGATGCTGAGGAAAAGCCCAGGGGGAGAGGGCAGGATGCAGAggagagctgcctccagccatGCAGAACCTGTGTAACCACTGTAAATGATGCTGCAGTAACTTTTACAGCAACCTGGACATGAGCTGAATACTGCCCTACTTGTTGAAACTATCACCAGATGAAAATGGCAATTTCACCCGATAATATCTGTGGCAGATACAGCTCAGGCAGCTGGATGTCTCAGGATTTTGAAAGGCTCCATCATGATGTGATTAGTAAAGATTTATACAGAAACTGCTTTAAGGAAAGAAAGGCTGGAGAATAGAAAAATCTGTCCCTTACCTGCAGAGCATCAGTAGCtggaactaaaaaaaaaaaaaaaaaaaaaaaaaaaaaaaaaaaaaaaaaaagaaaaaatgaaatatgttaCAAATGCAATTCATGGATTCTGTTAAAATCTGAGAATGCATGCCCTGAATACATATCTTCCAACTCCCTGTGTGTTAGCAAATTATTCTTAGACAAAAGGAATTTCAGGCAAAATGTTGTGCCATACTGTACGTTGATTCTGtagtgttcttttttttaatgagggtTACAGTCAAAATGGAAAAAGGtgtgtaaaataaaagaagagaaaggcaTTTTCTGTGGTTCAAAGGATGGAGCAGGACATGAACTCAAAGTGAAGCAAATTATTGAGGTAAACAGGGGAATAAAGCTGACAAGAAGACAAGAGGCAGCCCCTTATACGCATCGCCAATATTATTCTAGAACAAGAACAGTATTTAGTGAGAGGTGAATTTATAAAGCTTCTACAGCAGTTCAGGCTCTCAAACTGCACCTCGGTTCGGGATGACTACAAGAAATGTTCTCTTTCATTCAGTAAAATTATTTGTGTTCCTGCAACATTTCAGAGGTTAAATACTGGTTGTCTGAGTCCCCGGGTTGCACCACGTACGTGTCACTTCTTTCATTATGCATAAACTAGCACTGAGAGTAGAGCTGTTCCCACAGTTGTTCTTACCCACTCAGTTCTGTTGCTAAAATATTACCCCATAAGTGATAGTCTCTGATGTCAAGTCTTTTCAACACTATCTTTCTAGGAGTAAATAAGTCCTTGCAGAATGGAGCTCTTTCCAGTCTGAGGatgtttttctgtggttttgaagACAGCCAGCGCTTTCtgcaaggcagagcaggaggcagtggAGACACTCACCTGAGATGCAGAAAAGAgccagagagagcagcagcaggaacccCGTGGTCTTCATGgtggctggaggagctgtgggcagcagagctcagcttttGCTCAGCGAACACAACCTGGGTTCTGTCTGTAGGTACCAACCACACTTATATGTGTGCCTGCACCActgggggtgtgtgtgtttgtgcatgtTCATATTTGCCTTATCCACCCTTATCCTGGAGCAATATTTCCAGCCTTTTGTCTCGGTGGCAATCTCAACGGAGGGAAGCCAAGAATGAAGTTTCTTCATCAACGGGAGTCACGAGAAGTTTAGATGTGTGAGATACACCCTCAGCGTCCTTATTTTAGTGAAATGTGTGACACTTTCCTTCTGCAGGACCACAGAAAATTCCTGCAGGCAAAAGAGCGACTTTACAAACCACTCTGAGGTTTTCTCTGTGTTCACCTATCAGTGCCTATTTTTGTGCAGTGCTTTTGCATGAGAAAAACATTGAATGAAATACGTCCTAGCAGAAAGgctctccttttatttttgtgcttcaCCCAAGTAAAACATCTCTAAGTTAtagagaaagcaggaaaacaatgAATGGAGAAGGCAAGCAAGAGGGCATCCCAGACACTGAAAGGAGTCCTGAGAAATGACAAGGGATGCAGAAACTTTTATGGgattatgcaaaaaaaaatttataattGTTATTTCCCCTAAAAGCCATTAGCTTTGCAGTAATGGACTTTTAGTATGATGATGACAGAATGATTTGGGACCCTAGTGTGGATCCTAGAAAAGTTGAACCCAATCTGGAAATCACTATTTCATCCATCTGCCCATCTCGACATAAATCCTTTGTTTTACCACAAAAGCATTGCTTTTTGGGACAACCTCCATCAAAAACaagctcccctctccccttgATTCCCAGAAGAAATGCATGTGGGAGACATTACATTTTAGAAGGGATAAGCCCAATTTATTTATGCTTCTCTTGTGTggatcacaaaaaaaaaaaacccaacccaactcaATCtcaaacagaagacaaaagcaaaataaatttcatgCACAATACGCCAATGACAGGTCACACTCTCAAGAAACAGAAGGATATTTTGTCCTTGGATTTTGAAACACTGCTGAAATACTCCTTGGGCTGGCAAAGAGCACTGTGTAATTGAAGAGTGAGAGAAGACAAGTAGGCAGGAGTAGTCACCACACCTAGGAAGGCATTTATCTTAAAACACTTGAAGGGTGTTAGGGAACGACGCCAGGATGAGAAAAATCTGGTAATAAGTCAGTTGGAGGACTTAGACAAATAGACAGGGACAATGCACGTGTCAGAAAAATATGGGCTTTGCCAAGAGAGTGCCCTTGAGAGGCAACACTTGAGGTGAGGACAGAGCCAGGGATCAGCTCTGGGCAGTGACACCAAGATGATACCAGGTTATGCTGATGCTTGCACAGGGAAATGTGCCAGGAGAGACACTCCTGTGCCTCCATTCAGCCCTTTACAATCTCAAACATCTGAAGGGTCTGAGCAGTAATGTCATTTATGTGCAAagacacacagctctggggtttgagcatctgtatttcattttctgccttctatgagagggaggggagcaagATGTTGCTCTGTTCTATCCCAGAGCTTTGAGCACGTAACCTATTCTGCCTGGTATCATCATTCAACAAATCAGGGAATGTTTTGTGAGACAACACATGAAAGAAGACAGGGAAATGTTGCTGATTTAGTTTATTGAGAAAGAAAATTGGGAGTGAGCTGAGTTCCCCAGAGGGTGAGATGAACTGAGGTGAGATCTTTAGCTGGGATTTGCCAGTGGGGATCCTGTGGTGAATTCTCTTGGCACTGATACTCAGCATTTTCCAAAATGGCTTAAAGTGGTAGTCCCATTGCTGTCCCTGAAagcaaggagaagaaagaatgaATTAAACAGTCTTGCCTGCTATAATCTTTTTCATGGCTTCTGGAGATGGTGTCAGATGGGATCCTGCCCCACAGTCAAGGAACTTGCAGACTCATAATCCCATTTGCTATTTGACTATTAAGAGATGAGTGAAACAATTTAACCCATTCTTAAGACTGAAAATATCTGTGGGGAAACTGTAGCGGaatttcaaaaggaaaggaatttaatttcctttgcaACATGCAAGAAAAATTCCATTAAGGTTAAACGGCCTTCGAACCATTCACGCTAACAAAGCAGCCGTAGCTTTTTTTTATGctctaatgaaaaaaacaaatgaatgCTTGACACGGTGGCTGGCATTCcctcctgccccaaatcccTAATCACCAGTATCCAGCAAACAAAAAGGCAGTAACTGTGCAAACTTGTGCCCACAGGAGGCGACTGATAACACAAATGTCACTCCTATTTGTACATACACGACTGCGTTGCAGAAGGTGCACTTATTGTTGTATGTTGTGCTGTCAGAGCCACAGACAGGCATGTAGTCACCTGGGCAGACAGGTTTGGGGTAGTCACTGCAGTCAAcctgcaaaaaataaataaaaataaaagagtcTGATGTGAAGGAGTCGGTAGCAGAAGGGCTTGAAccctgagctggagctgcagtgctaATGATACCAATCTCACCGAAAGTAATTAACTTCCTTGCACATCTGATATAAACTGAGGTGTCGGTTTCTACTATGCCAGGAGaatttaataatataaaaatagatCATAATTTCCTGTTTGAAGAGATGTATATCATAACCTGGTCATGGCAtttccaagcagcagcagttcacTCGGTGAAGGTGCCGTGCTCTCTGTTCCCAAGCTGGCCaggaaattaaatggaaaaacacTGTTATCTAGAGGAATGGAGTGCTGATCCTCTATAAAGGTCCATTATCCCTCCTGGAGTCTTAAAACTGGAAGATCAGCACATAACTGGATGCTGCAAGAGTGGGATTCTCTTTCTTGGAGCAATGGGTGCTACACTTGCTGAGGAGCATTGTAGGGCTAAAAATGTGTCTGGGTGCAGGGAGAGGAatttcacagaggaaaaaccTTTCAAGGGTTACTGACTGCACAGAAATCACACTTAGCTGAGGTCCTCCACCTGAAAacagctggaggctgggagGGCAGAAATCACTCTACATTTTGTACTCTCACTGTGTCCTGCACAAtgctcacagcccctgccaACAGCAGGCTCTGCACCAAATTGCCACAGGCTATATGGACCATTGGTCTGCCCCAAAAgccattttctgttcttattcACA from Prinia subflava isolate CZ2003 ecotype Zambia chromosome 16, Cam_Psub_1.2, whole genome shotgun sequence encodes:
- the LOC134559302 gene encoding ovomucoid-like; translation: MKTTGFLLLLSLALFCISVPATDALQSASAYCGNQRAPRNFCTMEYMPHCGSDGVTYSNKCMFCNAYARSRGVLGLRSINAC